Proteins from a genomic interval of Symmachiella macrocystis:
- a CDS encoding major capsid protein yields MADDLMTLAEMIVINDQNLADINVSDLLNRAPLLARLHSVLASNGTVHKYVKETGAPVVGFRSVNDGREHDVSEDTLVTATLEILDATFKVDKSLADIYQKGAEAFLNREALRHLRAAFFAYEKQLLNGTVGGDSGGFVGFANAATMLHKDSAMVVDATGTTANKGSSLWAIRSTADESDVCAVMGEDGNIRIADTEVVEVAGSTGTYPAYYTPISGWAGLQIGSAYSVGRIVNLTAQADKGLTDELIYELLSKFPSDRQPNLLVTSRQSVFQLRDSRTATNATGAPAPIPTEVEGIPLFSSESVGITDAIVAAA; encoded by the coding sequence ATGGCTGATGATTTGATGACATTGGCGGAGATGATCGTTATTAACGATCAGAATCTAGCCGATATTAACGTTTCGGATTTGCTCAACCGGGCGCCGCTGTTGGCGCGGTTGCATTCGGTGTTGGCTTCCAATGGGACGGTCCACAAGTACGTTAAGGAAACCGGGGCGCCGGTTGTTGGTTTCCGTTCGGTCAATGACGGTCGGGAGCATGACGTTTCCGAAGATACGCTTGTGACGGCAACTCTTGAGATCCTTGACGCTACGTTTAAGGTTGATAAGTCGCTGGCTGACATTTACCAAAAGGGCGCTGAGGCGTTTCTTAACCGTGAGGCGTTGCGCCATCTCCGGGCGGCGTTCTTCGCGTATGAGAAACAGTTGCTCAACGGTACGGTCGGCGGAGACTCCGGCGGTTTTGTTGGCTTCGCCAATGCGGCAACGATGCTTCACAAAGATTCGGCAATGGTCGTGGATGCAACGGGCACTACCGCGAACAAAGGGTCAAGCCTGTGGGCGATTCGATCGACTGCGGATGAGTCGGATGTCTGCGCCGTCATGGGTGAGGATGGCAATATTCGAATTGCCGATACCGAAGTTGTCGAAGTTGCCGGCAGTACGGGAACCTATCCGGCCTATTACACTCCCATTTCGGGGTGGGCTGGTTTGCAAATTGGCAGCGCGTACAGCGTGGGCCGTATCGTCAACCTGACGGCGCAAGCCGACAAGGGATTGACTGACGAATTGATCTATGAATTGCTGAGCAAGTTTCCCTCAGACCGTCAGCCGAATTTGCTGGTTACTTCGCGGCAGTCCGTGTTCCAACTGCGGGACAGTCGGACTGCAACGAATGCGACTGGGGCGCCTGCACCAATCCCAACGGAGGTTGAGGGCATCCCGTTGTTTTCTTCGGAGTCCGTGGGCATCACTGATGCGATTGTAGCCGCGGCGTAG
- a CDS encoding phage portal protein produces MLQRAGRFLFGYDAAADRGRRATPAGALRSEDAVLKAGDRRKVQSVSREVQRNFTIASWAVRRHLDYVSTFSFQPRTGNDAVDARLAELVDWWGRPDNFEVGGRHGLQRWTRLLEARRTVDGDVFAMQLSDGRLQAIEGDRVRDPGDKHKRNGSSVVQGVEVDKAGRSRAFYVHSRGQGGNGFEFDRRVLASRMVQHGFFDRFDQVRGISPVTASLNTYRDVYEGFDYALAKAKIAQMFGLVLYRDALDSPAPVTSTAETDADGDGEAETSSGYEIDFGRGPVMLDLDPGDKAEFLENKTPAPEFVAFTQVMIAVAIKSLDLPYSFFDESHSNYSGSRQALLQYEMSAAIKRGDLQMILDRLLAWRVRLWIADGVLELPAGWLASDLRWEWMAAGLPWVDPLKEANADIAAVNAGLKTRTEVLRRRGRDFRATVDELAAENKYLKTAGVGLAPVSVAVDLGSKDDDEE; encoded by the coding sequence CAAAGTCCAAAGCGTATCGCGCGAAGTGCAGCGCAATTTTACCATTGCATCGTGGGCGGTGCGTCGTCATCTGGACTACGTATCAACGTTCAGCTTTCAGCCGCGGACGGGCAACGATGCCGTTGACGCGCGGCTGGCGGAGTTGGTGGACTGGTGGGGGCGTCCTGACAATTTCGAAGTCGGCGGCCGGCATGGGCTGCAACGTTGGACGCGGCTATTGGAGGCGCGGCGGACGGTAGACGGTGACGTCTTTGCGATGCAATTGTCAGACGGTCGACTGCAAGCGATTGAAGGTGATCGGGTACGTGATCCGGGCGACAAGCACAAGCGCAACGGGTCATCCGTCGTCCAAGGCGTGGAAGTCGACAAGGCCGGACGGTCGCGGGCGTTTTATGTGCATAGTCGCGGGCAAGGCGGCAACGGTTTTGAATTTGATCGGCGCGTATTGGCTTCGCGCATGGTTCAGCATGGGTTTTTCGATAGGTTCGATCAGGTTCGCGGCATCTCACCTGTAACGGCCTCCCTCAATACGTATCGGGACGTTTACGAGGGTTTCGATTACGCACTGGCAAAAGCGAAAATAGCGCAGATGTTCGGGCTGGTGTTGTATCGCGACGCGTTGGATTCTCCGGCGCCGGTGACATCGACGGCGGAGACCGATGCGGACGGAGACGGGGAGGCGGAAACGTCCAGCGGTTATGAAATCGATTTCGGCCGCGGGCCGGTCATGCTCGATCTTGATCCGGGGGATAAGGCGGAGTTTCTGGAGAATAAAACCCCAGCTCCGGAGTTTGTTGCGTTTACGCAAGTGATGATTGCGGTCGCGATTAAATCCCTGGATTTGCCTTATTCGTTTTTCGATGAGTCGCACAGCAATTACAGCGGGTCGCGGCAAGCGCTCCTCCAATACGAGATGAGCGCGGCAATCAAGCGCGGCGATTTACAGATGATTCTTGACCGACTGTTGGCTTGGCGGGTGCGTCTGTGGATTGCCGACGGTGTTTTAGAACTGCCGGCCGGGTGGCTGGCAAGCGATCTGCGGTGGGAGTGGATGGCGGCCGGGTTGCCGTGGGTTGATCCCCTCAAGGAAGCAAACGCGGACATTGCCGCGGTCAATGCGGGGCTGAAAACGCGGACGGAGGTATTGCGGCGGCGGGGCCGGGACTTCCGCGCGACGGTCGATGAGTTGGCCGCGGAAAACAAGTATCTAAAAACGGCCGGCGTGGGGCTGGCGCCGGTGTCGGTCGCTGTGGATCTGGGGAGCAAAGACGATGACGAAGAATAA